From Streptomyces zhihengii, the proteins below share one genomic window:
- a CDS encoding nuclear transport factor 2 family protein, protein MNSHDDTSTALWGPVDLVTAAGIDHVRLVYDYLDAGDRDGCASLLHDGVVFELPGLAPAHGRAAALEAQLRHTVPAARHEIDRVVAQDRNVVAAGRRVVPGREGPGQRFVDVFTIADDGMVSGCTRYYHLAPADPSPGGPGTPPR, encoded by the coding sequence GTGAACAGCCATGACGACACGTCAACCGCCCTGTGGGGTCCGGTGGATCTCGTCACCGCGGCGGGGATCGACCATGTGCGGCTGGTCTACGACTATCTCGACGCCGGCGACCGGGACGGGTGCGCGTCCCTGCTGCACGACGGTGTGGTCTTCGAGCTGCCGGGCCTGGCTCCGGCCCACGGCCGGGCGGCTGCCCTGGAGGCGCAGCTCCGGCACACCGTGCCCGCCGCCCGGCACGAGATCGACCGGGTCGTGGCCCAGGACCGGAACGTGGTGGCGGCGGGCCGGCGGGTCGTCCCCGGCCGCGAGGGACCGGGGCAGCGCTTCGTCGACGTCTTCACCATCGCCGACGACGGCATGGTGAGCGGTTGCACCCGCTACTACCACCTCGCCCCGGCGGACCCGTCCCCCGGCGGGCCCGGGACGCCGCCGCGCTGA
- a CDS encoding DUF6479 family protein — translation MIATTSLAAGGSSSLLLIIVGVVVVALLLGAFRLGSRRAAQRKDPAPRPTTADQSGPAAARKDSWRTPGPDDRP, via the coding sequence ATGATCGCAACCACTTCCCTCGCAGCCGGCGGCTCCTCGTCGCTCCTTCTGATCATCGTGGGTGTCGTGGTCGTCGCCCTGCTGCTGGGCGCGTTCCGGCTCGGCAGCCGTCGCGCCGCCCAGCGCAAGGACCCGGCACCCCGTCCCACCACCGCCGACCAGTCCGGCCCCGCCGCGGCCCGCAAGGACTCCTGGCGGACGCCCGGCCCGGACGACCGCCCGTAA
- a CDS encoding N-acetylglutaminylglutamine amidotransferase translates to MCGLSGEIRYDGGRPDLAAVERMTDRLAPRGPDGRGLWSQGPVALGHRRLKIIDLSERGAQPMTDSENGLTGVFNGCVYNYRELRDELRGLGHRFTSTSDTEVILKAYRHWGTDFVDHLVGMFAIVIVESDTGRVILVRDRLGIKPLYLAQSPGRLRFASTLPALLAAGGVDTSLDPVALHQYLSWQSTVPAPRTVLTGVRKLPPATVRVVEPDGTHRDHLYWQPSYTRRAEYAGMDARDWRDAVLRALRTAVRRRMVADVPVGVLLSGGLDSSLIVALLAEEGQNGLATFSVGFDSEGGEEGDEFPWSDLVARRYATDHHQLMVPSDRVSTALDGAVAAMSEPMTSHDVVAFHLLSERVAKEVSVVQSGQGADEVFAGYRWYPAMAEAAREEEPRRYAEVYFDRPHAELARIVRPGVLPGHDVSGAFVEDHMAAPGAQTALDAALRLDTHVMLVDDPVKRVDNMAMDWGLEARVPFLDHELVELAAACPPELKLAHGGKGVLKEAGRTVLPRDVVDRPKGYFPVPAIRRMAGPVLTRVKEAMSAPEARSRGIYREDFVAALLSRPDDHRTHRGQNALWQVALLEMWLQTHGIR, encoded by the coding sequence ATGTGCGGCCTGAGCGGCGAGATCCGCTACGACGGAGGACGTCCGGACCTGGCGGCGGTGGAGCGGATGACGGACCGCCTCGCGCCCCGCGGCCCGGACGGCCGGGGCCTGTGGTCCCAGGGGCCGGTCGCCCTCGGCCACCGCCGGCTGAAGATCATCGACCTGTCGGAGCGCGGCGCCCAGCCCATGACCGACTCCGAGAACGGCCTCACCGGCGTCTTCAACGGCTGCGTCTACAACTACCGCGAGCTGCGCGACGAACTGCGCGGCCTCGGACACCGCTTCACCAGCACCTCGGACACCGAGGTGATCCTCAAGGCCTACCGGCACTGGGGAACCGACTTCGTGGACCACCTCGTCGGCATGTTCGCCATCGTCATCGTCGAGAGCGACACCGGCCGGGTGATCCTCGTCCGCGACCGCCTCGGCATCAAGCCGCTCTACCTGGCGCAGAGCCCCGGCCGGCTGCGGTTCGCCTCCACGCTGCCCGCCCTGCTCGCCGCCGGCGGCGTCGACACCTCGCTCGACCCGGTGGCCCTGCACCAGTACCTGAGCTGGCAGTCCACCGTCCCCGCTCCCCGGACCGTCCTCACCGGCGTCCGCAAACTCCCCCCGGCGACCGTCCGCGTCGTCGAACCGGACGGCACCCACCGCGACCACCTCTACTGGCAGCCGTCCTACACCCGGCGCGCCGAGTACGCCGGCATGGACGCCCGGGACTGGCGCGACGCCGTGCTCCGGGCGCTGCGCACCGCCGTGCGCCGCCGGATGGTCGCCGACGTCCCCGTCGGGGTCCTGCTCTCGGGCGGCCTCGACTCCAGCCTGATCGTCGCCCTCCTCGCCGAGGAGGGTCAGAACGGCCTCGCGACCTTCAGCGTCGGCTTCGACTCCGAAGGCGGCGAGGAGGGCGACGAGTTCCCGTGGTCCGACCTCGTCGCACGGCGCTACGCCACCGACCACCACCAGCTCATGGTGCCGTCCGACCGGGTGTCCACCGCCCTCGACGGCGCCGTCGCCGCCATGAGCGAGCCCATGACCAGCCATGACGTGGTCGCCTTCCACCTGCTCTCCGAACGCGTCGCCAAGGAGGTCAGCGTCGTCCAGAGCGGACAGGGCGCGGACGAGGTGTTCGCCGGCTACCGCTGGTACCCGGCGATGGCCGAGGCGGCGCGCGAGGAGGAACCGCGGCGGTACGCGGAGGTCTACTTCGACCGCCCGCACGCCGAACTCGCCCGCATCGTGCGCCCCGGCGTGCTGCCCGGCCACGACGTGTCGGGCGCCTTCGTCGAGGACCACATGGCCGCGCCCGGCGCGCAGACCGCCCTCGACGCCGCGCTGCGCCTCGACACCCACGTCATGCTCGTCGACGACCCCGTCAAGCGGGTCGACAACATGGCCATGGACTGGGGCCTGGAGGCCCGGGTGCCGTTCCTCGACCACGAGCTGGTGGAGCTCGCGGCGGCCTGTCCGCCGGAGCTCAAACTCGCGCACGGCGGCAAGGGGGTCCTCAAGGAGGCAGGCCGCACCGTCCTGCCCCGCGACGTCGTCGACCGGCCCAAGGGCTACTTCCCCGTGCCCGCGATCCGGCGCATGGCCGGCCCGGTGCTGACACGCGTCAAGGAGGCGATGTCCGCGCCGGAGGCCCGCTCCCGCGGCATCTACCGGGAGGACTTCGTCGCCGCCCTGCTCAGCCGGCCCGACGACCACCGCACCCACCGGGGCCAGAACGCCCTGTGGCAGGTGGCACTGCTGGAGATGTGGCTCCAGACGCACGGGATCCGATGA
- a CDS encoding alpha/beta fold hydrolase, with product MTPAASGAPVPALLADTAGGRDTASRTAHGCWYPSADPAGRQVAFICDRGGVPRLWAGPPGTGEARLLDANPEPVTEVSWSPDGRWIAYTVAPGGSGHTRVLCVHPDGTGRREVAGAVPGSSAHLGCWTRDGSALAVTVAEPVGENAPAETTGSRADEAWAHRDGTAVLLDDAHAAEGRARHPAGAPAGRLSAYLIDPDRTRSPVLLAAEPEAATLRVCDLTPDGRLALLRGGPRGRRRAVVWDTAGRRATCTLAVADGDPWIGRFSADGRTVWLRSDHDREFAALMALALDEHGEPAGLSVTAAREDSDMDLLAFPEDGHRAAVSWNTAGACELETLALNGDGPPRPISLEHEVVTRVAPAGPSGMLLALSGSQRRPGIWLVPHAAPPARTPWSSRDADAVPPGRPPVRPTPQRPSARDGLRLGGWYYRAPGRGPGEPAPCVIHLHGGPEEQERPVFDPLYHELLGRGLDVFAPDVRGSSGWGRSFVDADLGTGRFAAIDDVADCAAHAVTSGLADPTRLAVMGHSYGGYLTLASLVHHPELFRTGISVCGMSDLGTFFDGTEPWLAESAAHKYGHPERDRELLRALSPMSRVDALRVPLLAVHGEHDTNVPPQESRQIVRAAQSRGLAAELLVLPDEGHDFRHAHTRRLFRRTAGDWMQRHLTGAEAR from the coding sequence ATGACCCCCGCCGCGTCCGGCGCCCCCGTACCCGCCCTGCTCGCCGACACGGCGGGCGGACGGGACACGGCGTCGCGCACGGCACACGGCTGCTGGTACCCCTCGGCCGACCCGGCCGGCCGGCAGGTCGCGTTCATCTGCGACCGCGGCGGCGTCCCCCGGCTGTGGGCCGGGCCGCCCGGCACGGGGGAGGCGCGGCTCCTCGACGCCAACCCCGAGCCCGTCACCGAGGTGTCCTGGTCGCCCGACGGCCGCTGGATCGCCTACACCGTCGCCCCGGGCGGCAGCGGACACACCCGGGTGCTGTGCGTGCACCCCGACGGCACCGGCCGCCGCGAGGTCGCCGGCGCCGTGCCCGGCAGCTCGGCCCACCTCGGATGCTGGACCCGCGACGGATCGGCCCTCGCCGTCACCGTCGCCGAGCCCGTCGGCGAGAACGCCCCCGCCGAGACGACGGGCAGCCGGGCCGACGAGGCATGGGCCCACCGGGACGGCACCGCCGTGCTGCTGGACGACGCGCACGCCGCCGAGGGCCGCGCACGGCATCCCGCCGGCGCGCCCGCCGGGCGGCTGAGCGCCTATCTGATCGACCCGGACCGCACCCGCTCGCCCGTGCTCCTGGCGGCGGAGCCGGAGGCGGCCACCCTGCGCGTCTGCGACCTGACCCCGGACGGCCGGCTCGCGCTGCTGCGCGGCGGCCCGCGCGGGCGCCGCCGGGCCGTCGTCTGGGACACCGCGGGCCGCAGGGCGACCTGCACGCTGGCCGTCGCCGACGGCGACCCGTGGATCGGCCGGTTCTCGGCCGACGGGCGCACCGTCTGGCTGCGCAGCGACCACGACCGCGAGTTCGCGGCCCTGATGGCACTCGCCCTCGACGAGCACGGCGAGCCCGCCGGGCTGTCCGTGACGGCCGCACGCGAGGACTCCGACATGGACCTGCTGGCCTTTCCCGAGGACGGGCACCGCGCCGCCGTGTCCTGGAACACCGCCGGGGCGTGTGAGCTGGAGACCCTCGCGCTGAACGGCGACGGACCGCCCCGCCCGATCTCCCTGGAGCACGAGGTCGTCACCCGGGTCGCCCCGGCGGGCCCGTCCGGGATGCTGCTGGCACTCTCCGGCTCCCAGCGGCGGCCGGGCATCTGGCTGGTGCCCCACGCGGCCCCGCCCGCCCGCACCCCGTGGTCCTCGCGCGACGCGGACGCCGTCCCGCCCGGCCGGCCGCCGGTCCGGCCCACCCCGCAGCGTCCGTCCGCCCGCGACGGCCTGCGCCTCGGCGGCTGGTACTACCGCGCCCCCGGCCGGGGCCCCGGCGAGCCCGCGCCCTGCGTCATCCATCTCCACGGGGGACCGGAGGAGCAGGAGCGGCCCGTCTTCGACCCGCTCTACCACGAGCTGCTCGGCCGGGGCCTCGACGTCTTCGCCCCCGACGTGCGCGGATCCTCCGGCTGGGGCCGGTCGTTCGTCGACGCGGACCTCGGCACCGGGCGCTTCGCCGCCATCGACGACGTCGCCGACTGCGCGGCGCACGCCGTCACCAGCGGCCTCGCCGACCCGACCAGACTGGCCGTCATGGGCCACTCCTACGGCGGCTACCTGACCCTGGCGTCCCTCGTGCACCACCCCGAGCTGTTCCGCACCGGCATCAGCGTCTGCGGCATGTCCGACCTGGGGACCTTCTTCGACGGCACCGAACCGTGGCTGGCCGAGTCCGCCGCGCACAAGTACGGCCACCCCGAGCGCGACCGCGAACTGCTGCGGGCGCTCTCCCCGATGAGCCGGGTGGACGCCCTGCGTGTGCCGCTGCTGGCCGTGCACGGGGAGCACGACACCAACGTGCCGCCGCAGGAGTCCCGGCAGATCGTGCGCGCGGCGCAGAGCCGCGGTCTCGCCGCGGAGCTGCTCGTCCTGCCCGACGAGGGCCACGACTTCCGGCACGCTCACACCCGGCGGCTGTTCCGCCGCACGGCGGGGGACTGGATGCAGCGCCACCTCACCGGGGCGGAGGCCCGCTGA
- a CDS encoding GlsB/YeaQ/YmgE family stress response membrane protein — translation MDVSGVLSALVAGTAVGALGRLLLPGHQHIGVLWTLVAGIAAALLGSLLAAAFGLGDGAGGDWLEFLIQVVVAGIAVAGLDRWLRASL, via the coding sequence ATGGATGTGTCGGGAGTGCTCAGCGCGCTCGTCGCCGGAACCGCCGTCGGCGCCCTCGGGCGCCTTCTCCTGCCCGGGCATCAGCACATCGGTGTGCTGTGGACCCTGGTCGCCGGCATCGCCGCCGCACTCCTCGGCTCGCTGCTCGCCGCGGCCTTCGGCCTCGGCGACGGCGCGGGCGGCGACTGGCTGGAGTTCCTGATCCAGGTGGTGGTCGCGGGCATCGCCGTCGCCGGCCTCGACCGCTGGCTCCGCGCGAGCCTCTGA
- a CDS encoding SigB/SigF/SigG family RNA polymerase sigma factor: MTTHVDHGVTARAEETSPRTDETDLAAALPPGAADGLAVAPADARRLSRVFLRRLRRLDEGTARYQYTRNTLIEMNVSLVKFVAGRYRNRGNGDLEDVVQVGTIGLIKAIDRFDPERETEFTSFAIPYINGEIMRYFRDTSWAVHVPRRLQELRRELVTATELLAARLGREPTVAELAAHLGLPREEVAEGLKAKAAYTASSLDTPSTDHDGPRDDSRALAETLGLDDERLGLFEDLHTLAPLLGSISPRDRDILRMRFGQDMTQREIGLELGISQMHVSRLIARALETLRAGLLQD; this comes from the coding sequence GTGACGACGCACGTCGACCACGGTGTCACCGCCCGTGCCGAGGAGACCTCACCCCGTACCGACGAGACGGACCTCGCCGCCGCCCTGCCCCCGGGCGCGGCCGACGGCCTGGCCGTGGCGCCCGCGGACGCCCGCCGGCTGTCCCGGGTCTTCCTCCGCCGCCTGCGCCGCCTCGACGAGGGAACAGCCCGCTACCAGTACACCCGCAACACGCTCATCGAGATGAACGTGTCCCTGGTCAAGTTCGTCGCCGGTCGCTACCGCAACCGCGGGAACGGCGATCTGGAGGACGTCGTCCAGGTGGGCACCATCGGTCTGATCAAGGCCATCGACCGCTTCGACCCCGAGCGGGAGACCGAGTTCACCTCGTTCGCCATCCCGTACATCAACGGCGAGATCATGCGGTACTTCCGGGACACGAGCTGGGCCGTCCATGTGCCCCGCCGCCTCCAGGAACTCCGCAGGGAGCTCGTCACGGCGACCGAACTGCTCGCCGCCCGGCTCGGCCGGGAGCCCACGGTGGCCGAGCTGGCGGCGCACCTCGGCCTCCCCCGCGAGGAGGTCGCCGAGGGGCTGAAGGCCAAGGCGGCCTACACGGCGTCCTCCCTCGACACGCCTTCCACGGACCACGACGGCCCGCGCGACGACAGCCGGGCGCTCGCCGAGACACTGGGCCTCGACGACGAGCGCCTCGGCCTGTTCGAGGACCTCCACACCCTGGCGCCGCTCCTCGGCTCCATCTCGCCCCGCGACCGCGACATCCTGCGGATGCGGTTCGGCCAGGACATGACCCAGCGGGAGATCGGGCTGGAGCTCGGCATCTCCCAGATGCACGTCTCCCGCCTGATCGCCCGGGCGCTGGAGACCCTCCGCGCGGGGCTCCTCCAGGACTGA
- a CDS encoding ABC-F family ATP-binding cassette domain-containing protein gives MSDASVVCSQLSFSWPDDTPVFQDLSFTVGPGRTGLVAPNGSGKSTLLRLIAGELRPTAGSVTVSGTLGHLPQTLPLTAGLTTAEVLGVAPVIRAIDAVESGDVDERHFETIGDDWDIEERTRAQLDRLGLAGLALDRTLGTLSGGQVVSLGLAAQLLRRPDVLLLDEPTNNLDLDARHRLHDVLGDFGGCLLLVSHDRALLDRMERIAELDRGELRLHGGNFTAYEQAVAAEQEVAEKNVRNAEQQLKREKREMQQARERAERRQSNAARNLKSAGLPRIFAGTMKRGAQESAGRAGQMHAGRVGEAQARLDEAGRALRDEQRITVDLPDTQVPAGRNLFIGSGLRVRLGDTDVFTGEGADLTVRGPERIALTGPNGAGKSTLLRLLSGGLTPGGGEVRRADGRVAYLSQRLDLLDEGRTVAENFADHAPRRPEAERMNLLARFLFRGPRAHLPVGVLSGGERLRATLACVLCAEPAPHLLLLDEPTNNLDLVGTGQLESALDSYRGAFVVVSHDERFLREIGVNRWLRLAGGELTETGAPEV, from the coding sequence ATGTCCGACGCCTCCGTCGTCTGCTCCCAGCTCTCCTTCTCCTGGCCGGACGACACCCCCGTCTTCCAGGACCTCTCCTTCACCGTCGGCCCCGGCCGCACCGGGCTCGTCGCGCCCAACGGCAGCGGCAAGAGCACGCTGCTCCGGCTGATCGCCGGTGAACTGCGGCCCACCGCCGGGTCGGTGACCGTGTCCGGCACCCTCGGCCACCTCCCCCAGACCCTCCCCCTCACCGCCGGCCTCACCACCGCGGAGGTGCTGGGCGTCGCCCCGGTGATCCGGGCCATCGACGCCGTGGAGTCGGGAGACGTCGACGAGCGGCACTTCGAGACCATCGGCGACGACTGGGACATCGAGGAGCGCACCCGCGCCCAGCTCGACCGTCTCGGCCTGGCCGGTCTCGCCCTGGACCGCACCCTGGGCACCCTCAGCGGCGGCCAGGTCGTCTCCCTCGGCCTGGCCGCGCAGCTGCTGCGCCGGCCGGACGTGCTGCTGCTCGACGAACCGACCAACAACCTCGACCTCGACGCCCGGCACCGGCTCCACGACGTGCTGGGCGACTTCGGCGGCTGCCTGCTCCTGGTCAGCCACGACCGGGCCCTGCTCGACCGCATGGAACGCATCGCCGAGCTCGACCGCGGCGAACTGCGCCTGCACGGCGGGAACTTCACGGCCTACGAGCAGGCGGTGGCCGCGGAGCAGGAGGTCGCCGAGAAGAACGTCCGCAACGCCGAGCAGCAACTCAAGCGCGAGAAGCGGGAGATGCAGCAGGCCCGCGAACGGGCAGAGCGCCGGCAGAGCAACGCCGCCCGCAACCTGAAGAGCGCCGGTCTGCCCCGGATCTTCGCCGGCACCATGAAGCGCGGCGCGCAGGAGTCCGCGGGCCGGGCCGGGCAGATGCACGCCGGGCGGGTCGGCGAGGCGCAGGCCCGGCTCGACGAGGCCGGGCGGGCGCTGCGCGACGAGCAGCGCATCACGGTGGACCTCCCGGACACCCAGGTGCCCGCGGGGCGGAACCTCTTCATCGGCAGCGGGCTGCGCGTCAGGCTCGGGGACACCGACGTGTTCACCGGCGAGGGCGCCGACCTGACCGTGCGGGGGCCGGAACGCATCGCGCTGACCGGGCCCAACGGCGCCGGCAAGAGCACCCTGCTGCGGCTGCTGAGCGGCGGACTGACGCCCGGCGGTGGCGAGGTGCGGCGGGCCGACGGCCGCGTCGCCTACCTCTCGCAGCGGCTCGACCTGCTGGACGAGGGCCGCACCGTCGCCGAGAACTTCGCCGACCACGCACCGCGGCGGCCCGAGGCCGAGCGGATGAACCTGCTCGCCCGCTTCCTCTTCCGCGGGCCCCGCGCGCACCTGCCCGTCGGCGTCCTCTCCGGCGGGGAACGCCTGCGCGCCACCCTGGCCTGTGTGCTGTGCGCGGAACCCGCTCCGCACCTGCTGCTCCTGGACGAGCCGACGAACAACCTCGACCTGGTCGGCACGGGACAGCTGGAGAGCGCGCTCGACTCCTACCGGGGCGCCTTCGTGGTGGTCAGCCACGACGAACGGTTCCTGCGCGAGATCGGGGTGAACCGGTGGCTGCGGCTGGCCGGCGGCGAGCTGACGGAGACGGGCGCCCCCGAGGTGTGA
- a CDS encoding STAS domain-containing protein, whose amino-acid sequence MNSSVSIELVRHEHGCVVLAARGELDLQTAPLLYRRGLDAVGTGTALVLDLGEVHFCDSSGFNALLRLYRRAVLDGGGAFALVSPPEQVRRLLALTGGEASIPVHPSVERACASLAEPPAARAA is encoded by the coding sequence ATGAACAGTTCCGTCAGCATCGAACTCGTCCGGCACGAGCACGGTTGCGTCGTGCTCGCCGCGCGGGGCGAACTCGACCTCCAGACCGCCCCGTTGCTCTACCGGCGGGGCCTGGACGCCGTCGGGACGGGCACGGCGCTCGTCCTCGACCTGGGGGAGGTGCACTTCTGCGACTCCTCCGGCTTCAACGCCCTGCTGCGGCTCTACCGCCGCGCGGTGCTGGACGGGGGCGGCGCCTTCGCGCTCGTCTCGCCGCCGGAGCAGGTCCGGCGCCTGCTCGCGCTCACCGGGGGCGAGGCGTCGATCCCCGTGCACCCGAGCGTGGAGCGGGCGTGCGCGAGTCTGGCCGAGCCGCCGGCGGCCCGGGCGGCATGA
- a CDS encoding helix-turn-helix transcriptional regulator, with translation METLSFDSSSLDATEEFLSRAYTPMRIGGRPQETGARIERRAVGELVVDKLHFDYTMAYDAGSLGKVCLITLHRGTLADTTDGRDEVYGPGDTFLVAPPDRPYTGEVRAARYTITMFDPALLDQVAVVGADRAGPVALTGARARDAASNRRLGSTVAFLRDHVIDTPDAGGLVVATAARHLAAVTLSALPNSAADDEPRPADNRDAGTRTLRRAIDFIEENAHRDIGLADIAAAAFVTPRAVQYAFSRHAGTTPLAHLRLVRLARAHRDLRAADRRTTGVMEVAATWGFAHPGRFAAAYRAVYGTAPSATLREGS, from the coding sequence ATGGAGACACTCTCCTTCGACAGCAGCAGCCTCGACGCGACGGAGGAGTTCCTCTCGCGGGCGTACACGCCGATGCGCATCGGCGGCCGCCCGCAGGAGACCGGAGCCCGGATCGAGCGGCGTGCCGTCGGGGAGCTGGTCGTCGACAAGCTGCACTTCGACTACACGATGGCCTACGACGCGGGCAGCCTGGGCAAGGTCTGCCTGATCACGCTGCACCGGGGCACCCTGGCCGACACCACCGACGGCCGCGACGAGGTCTACGGCCCCGGCGACACCTTCCTGGTCGCCCCGCCGGACCGCCCGTACACGGGTGAGGTGCGCGCCGCCCGCTACACGATCACCATGTTCGACCCGGCGCTGCTCGACCAGGTCGCCGTCGTGGGCGCGGACCGGGCCGGACCGGTCGCGCTGACCGGCGCGCGGGCGCGGGACGCGGCGTCCAACCGGCGGCTGGGTTCCACCGTCGCGTTCCTGCGCGACCATGTGATCGACACACCGGACGCGGGCGGGCTGGTGGTCGCGACGGCGGCCCGGCACCTGGCCGCGGTGACCCTCTCGGCACTGCCGAACTCGGCCGCGGACGACGAGCCCCGGCCGGCGGACAACCGTGACGCGGGCACCCGGACCCTGCGCAGGGCGATCGACTTCATCGAGGAGAACGCCCACCGGGACATCGGCCTCGCCGACATCGCGGCCGCCGCGTTCGTCACCCCCCGGGCCGTCCAGTACGCGTTCAGCCGCCACGCCGGCACCACGCCGCTGGCCCACCTCCGGCTCGTCCGCCTGGCCCGCGCCCACCGGGACCTGCGGGCGGCGGACCGGCGCACCACCGGGGTGATGGAGGTGGCGGCGACCTGGGGCTTCGCCCACCCGGGGCGCTTCGCCGCGGCCTATCGCGCGGTCTACGGGACGGCGCCGTCGGCCACGCTCCGCGAAGGCTCCTGA
- a CDS encoding ATP-binding cassette domain-containing protein — MPPSAAMSASASASRHALIAQDLVHTLGGRRVLDGVGLTAPPGRRIGLIGENGSGKSTLLRLLAGVEKPDAGTVTRPPDTGFLHQEIPYDTAATIADVLDDALRESREDLAALDRLTEELARTPQEAPGHPALLDAYGERLEQAREREAWDADRRAELVLGGLGVGALPRERPLGSLSGGQRGRLALAALLLRRPAALLLDEPTNHLDDAAAAFVEEQVRALPGTVVVASHDRAFLDAVCTDLLDLDPAVDGPVRYGGAYTPYLAEQRAARERWERRWAEEREEAAALRVLAGVTAHRVAPNRGPRDNEKMGYGHRAGRVQNQISRRVRSATRRLEELERSAVGEPPRPLRFAGRALAAGGAGDGDGAGTALAADGAGDGGGPLVALDGARVPDRLAPLTLEVSATDRLLVTGGNGTGKSTLLDVLAGRLAPAGGIRRRAGLSVGLLGQDTVFDRPERSCRDLYEQSLGAERAESVPLRSLGLLHETDLDKPVARLSVGQRRRLALALLVARPPQLLLLDEPTNHLSPRLCDELESALATGPGAIVLASHDRWLRRAWRGRELRLA, encoded by the coding sequence ATGCCTCCCTCCGCCGCCATGTCCGCGTCCGCATCCGCGTCCCGTCACGCCCTGATCGCCCAGGACCTCGTCCACACGCTCGGCGGCCGCCGGGTGCTCGACGGTGTCGGCCTCACCGCGCCGCCGGGACGGCGCATCGGCCTGATCGGGGAGAACGGCTCCGGCAAGTCGACCCTGCTGCGCCTGCTGGCCGGGGTGGAGAAGCCCGACGCCGGCACGGTCACCCGCCCGCCCGACACGGGCTTCCTGCACCAGGAGATCCCGTACGACACCGCCGCGACGATCGCCGACGTGCTCGACGACGCGCTGCGCGAATCCCGGGAGGACCTCGCCGCACTGGACCGGCTCACCGAGGAGCTGGCCCGCACACCGCAGGAGGCCCCCGGCCACCCGGCGCTGCTCGACGCCTACGGCGAGCGGCTCGAACAGGCCCGTGAGCGGGAGGCGTGGGACGCCGACCGGCGCGCCGAGCTGGTGCTCGGCGGTCTCGGCGTCGGCGCCCTCCCCCGCGAACGGCCGCTCGGGTCGCTGTCCGGCGGGCAGCGCGGCCGGCTCGCGCTGGCCGCCCTGCTGCTGCGGCGGCCCGCCGCGCTGCTGCTCGACGAGCCGACGAACCATCTCGACGACGCCGCCGCGGCGTTCGTCGAGGAACAGGTGCGCGCGCTGCCCGGGACGGTCGTGGTCGCCAGCCACGACCGGGCCTTCCTGGACGCCGTGTGCACGGACCTCCTCGACCTCGATCCGGCGGTCGACGGCCCGGTCCGGTACGGCGGCGCCTACACCCCCTACCTGGCCGAGCAGCGCGCCGCACGGGAACGCTGGGAGCGCCGCTGGGCCGAGGAACGCGAGGAGGCGGCGGCGCTGCGGGTGCTGGCCGGGGTCACCGCGCACCGGGTGGCCCCGAACCGGGGGCCGCGCGACAACGAGAAGATGGGCTACGGCCACCGCGCGGGGCGGGTGCAGAACCAGATCTCCCGGCGGGTGCGCAGCGCGACCCGCCGGCTGGAGGAACTGGAACGGTCCGCGGTCGGCGAGCCGCCCAGGCCGCTGCGTTTCGCGGGGAGGGCGCTCGCGGCGGGCGGTGCCGGTGACGGCGACGGCGCGGGTACGGCGCTCGCGGCGGACGGTGCCGGTGACGGCGGAGGTCCGCTGGTGGCGCTGGACGGCGCACGGGTCCCGGACCGGCTCGCGCCGCTGACCCTGGAGGTGTCGGCCACCGACCGGCTCCTCGTCACCGGCGGGAACGGCACGGGCAAGTCGACCCTGCTCGATGTGCTGGCCGGACGCCTCGCACCGGCGGGCGGGATCCGCCGGAGGGCCGGGCTCTCCGTGGGACTGCTCGGCCAGGACACCGTCTTCGACCGCCCGGAGCGCTCCTGCCGGGACCTCTACGAGCAGTCCCTGGGCGCCGAGCGGGCGGAGTCGGTCCCGCTGCGTTCCCTGGGACTGCTCCACGAGACGGACCTGGACAAGCCCGTCGCCCGCCTCTCCGTCGGCCAGCGCCGCCGCCTCGCACTGGCCCTGCTGGTGGCGCGTCCACCGCAGTTGCTGCTGCTCGACGAGCCCACCAACCACCTGTCGCCGCGCCTCTGCGACGAACTGGAGTCGGCACTGGCCACGGGCCCCGGAGCCATCGTCCTCGCCTCCCACGACCGCTGGCTCCGCCGGGCCTGGCGGGGGCGCGAACTCCGCCTCGCCTGA